The proteins below are encoded in one region of Peptoniphilus sp. GNH:
- the scfB gene encoding thioether cross-link-forming SCIFF peptide maturase: protein MEKTHKFYLNDNYFVLDINSGSVHVVDKIVYDLVSDYEELDKDEIFSKYSSEYKKEDLSNALKEIDSLVKDGLLFTDSAIEEMPIYNPKNIIKAMCLHVAHDCNLRCRYCFASQGDFHGDREIMDLECGKKALIFLLENSGNRKNLEVDFFGGEPLMNFDVVKELVKFGREEEKKYGKHFRFTITTNGMLLNDEIDEFINENMDNVVLSLDGRKCINDNMRPTINNKSSYDVIVPKFKELVDKRKDKDYYIRGTFTSDNLDFSEDLLEFHKLGFKKTSIEPVVCESFRPYALKEEHLGKILKEYEKMSKDYIEIRKKDEDFLFFHFMIDLNQGPCIIKRTVGCGAGSEYVAVTPQGDIYPCHQFVGEDDFKMGNVFTGLKNTDIRDNFKKTNVLTKTECRTCWARYYCSGGCHANAYYTNNDISKPYKLGCEMEKKRIECAISILAKESEDED, encoded by the coding sequence ATCTCGTAAGTGACTACGAAGAACTCGACAAGGATGAAATTTTTAGCAAATATTCAAGTGAATACAAGAAAGAGGATTTATCAAATGCCTTAAAAGAAATTGATAGCTTAGTAAAGGATGGCTTGTTATTTACTGATTCAGCTATAGAAGAAATGCCAATTTACAATCCTAAAAATATAATTAAAGCTATGTGCCTTCATGTTGCTCATGACTGTAATTTGAGGTGTAGGTATTGCTTTGCTTCTCAGGGGGATTTTCACGGAGACAGAGAAATAATGGACTTGGAATGTGGCAAAAAGGCTCTTATCTTTTTATTAGAAAATTCTGGCAATAGAAAAAATTTAGAGGTTGATTTCTTTGGGGGAGAACCACTTATGAATTTTGATGTTGTAAAAGAATTGGTAAAATTTGGAAGAGAAGAAGAAAAGAAGTATGGCAAACATTTTAGATTTACTATAACGACAAATGGAATGCTTTTAAATGATGAGATAGATGAATTTATAAATGAGAATATGGACAATGTGGTACTTTCTCTTGATGGAAGAAAATGCATAAATGACAACATGAGACCAACAATAAACAATAAATCTTCATACGATGTAATAGTGCCGAAGTTTAAAGAGCTTGTAGATAAGAGAAAAGACAAGGATTATTACATCAGAGGAACTTTTACATCTGACAATTTGGATTTTTCTGAAGACCTTTTGGAATTTCATAAACTTGGATTTAAGAAAACTTCAATTGAGCCAGTTGTATGTGAAAGTTTCAGACCCTATGCTTTAAAAGAGGAACATCTTGGAAAAATCTTAAAAGAGTATGAGAAAATGAGTAAGGATTATATAGAAATAAGAAAAAAAGATGAAGATTTTCTATTCTTTCACTTTATGATTGATTTAAACCAAGGTCCATGTATTATAAAGAGAACGGTCGGATGTGGAGCTGGAAGCGAGTATGTAGCTGTCACTCCGCAAGGAGATATCTATCCATGCCATCAATTTGTAGGTGAGGATGATTTTAAAATGGGCAATGTTTTTACGGGGCTAAAAAACACTGATATAAGAGATAACTTCAAAAAAACCAATGTCTTGACAAAAACGGAGTGCAGAACTTGTTGGGCAAGATACTACTGCTCTGGTGGTTGCCATGCCAATGCCTACTACACAAACAATGATATAAGTAAGCCTTATAAACTTGGATGTGAAATGGAGAAAAAAAGGATTGAGTGTGCTATTTCTATCCTGGCTAAAGAATCAGAAGATGAGGATTAA